The DNA window TTTAAAATAATGGTTGATTTTCTCTCCTCACCAATTTAGAATGAGATTGAGTCTCAATTTGACGGAGAGAGATGGTGAGAAAAGAAGAGAAAGAAGAATGCCAAAAGATGTTCAGAAATTTCCTAGCCGCAAGGGGTCTAAAGATAACCCGGGAGAGGGAGAGGATCCTTTGTCAAGTGATGGAGAAAGAGGGCCACTTCCAGGTGGAAGAGCTCGCCATCGAGATGAGAGCAAAAAAGAACCCGGTCTCCCGGGCTACTATTTACCGAACACTGGAGCTCCTTACCGAAGCGGGGATACTGCGGAAAATAATTGCTGAGGGGGGAGCACAGTTCGAACTTGGCTACGGGAAGGGTTATCATGGGCATCTCATCTGCCTCTCTTGCGGCAGGATAATAGAATTCT is part of the Acidobacteriota bacterium genome and encodes:
- a CDS encoding transcriptional repressor; protein product: MVRKEEKEECQKMFRNFLAARGLKITRERERILCQVMEKEGHFQVEELAIEMRAKKNPVSRATIYRTLELLTEAGILRKIIAEGGAQFELGYGKGYHGHLICLSCGRIIEFSLEELSKLEEKVVKKNRFLPKSRNLLIFGYCQTCQRKGR